Below is a window of Heterodontus francisci isolate sHetFra1 chromosome 20, sHetFra1.hap1, whole genome shotgun sequence DNA.
ggcaggactgcagagcttagatctgatcagctgGCTGTGGGACCacttagctccgtctatcgcatgctgctttcgttgtttggcatgcaagtagtcctgggttgcagcttcaccaggctgacacctcattttgaggtatgggtggtgctgctcctggcctgcccttcctgcactcttcattgaagactCTAACACTTCTACAATGCTGCTGCAATGATTCTCACTGCAATGTAGGGATAGACTGAATGCAAGGCTAGCAGCCTTTTAAAaggtggcaccagcacctgcatcaGATGACACTGTTCAAGGCCATCCCTACCacaggatggggtgggggaggggggcagctaCCATGAATATGTAAAGTGCCCGCCTGCCACATAATTGCAGTGGCACGGGTCCTGTGGGGTCAGTCACCATGTTCCGTGCCCGCCTCTGCTCCTAGCAGTGGGACTACAAAATCTAGCCTTGTGATTCTATTGCCCTGATGAAGCTGCAGTGTAGATTTCATTAATGCCTTTTTTAAAGAAGGGGCTACTTGTGAGATCAGTTTTATTTTGAAAAATGTACTTGGGGTATAATCACCTTTTCTTTTCATCTCTTCTTCTTGGGGTATGATCTTCAGTTAactgaacagcttttccttcacGACAAAGGATAGCTGGACTATCTCCAACACTCGCAACTACAAGCTGAGTTTCATTCAACAAAACTACAGTTGCAGTTGTTCCTGATGATAGCAGTGCACCTGGAAGGATTAAAAAGGATGTGAACAAAACCAGTTAATTAGTTTACTATTGACCAATGATGTTTAAAATGACAAAAATAAATGTCTCATATCACAAGATATATCTCATCATAAGAGGATAGACTTTAAATTAAAGTATAAATTAAAGCCTTCAAAATTCAAAACGATCATTGGCGAAGTAACAGGGTAATTAAATGTCTTTTCACATAGCTTTTAGGCTAATTATTCCAACTTGTATTTAAATTAAGCTAAGTGGTACAACAGTAATAAGGAAAATTTTCAGTTAAATTAAGTTAGTGCTAAACCCCTCTCTATTAAATCATCTTTAATACAGAAGAGACTTCCTTATATTTAAGAAAGTATATTACAGAAAGCTTACAATCTGCATTAGGGTCATGCCACATTTAATACTCAAGTACAACCACTAAAAGGCACGAGAAAAAAAAGCGCTCAACTTAGAAACCAGATTTTTATTTTGATTTATGTGAGCATGCATTCAAAATTGACACATCCGCAAAACAGTCCATGTGCTATTAGTTTCACCATTCCGAGATTAGTTCTTTATCAAAATTTTCCTTCCACAACTACAGCTCAACTGATGGAGTTTTTAAATAATTAATGCACTTTGTTTGTAGTGGTGATTTTTTTTGCAATTCTCCATTTTTCAAAGCTAACTACCTGAAACAAAACTTTTGTTAATGTCATTGCCCATCCATATGGTTATACAGTGGATCCCATTCATGTGCATGATTAAGCCAACAGTAATAGTTTTGAAACAACTTACTAAAATGTGATTGTCCCcacttgtaaaaaaaaatacaaggcAATCTGAACAGAAATGCTCAAAGAAAGAAGGATAAACTCACAAAGAGTTTACATGGTAATGTTTATAAACATTCGCAGTCTTCAGTAGCCCAGACAAGGAACGGCTAGACACCTTCAACCTAGATTAAAATATAAAAGTAGTAACAAAACCAAAAGCTAGGCAAAGCTCACTTTAAAACAAAAACGATTTGTCTGCCTTGATGTTCCATGCAACTTATTAGAGCATTATATTTCTTATGAAAGTGGATATGAATGATTTTGTTGTTGGCGCATTACAAACCAGACCAAGGTATCTACCAGTACAGTAGGCATAAGCAATCCTGATTAGCAAGTTAACTTTTACTGCAAGAGCTTTTTTTTTGAAAATTGGATAACAGATCAAGGCCAAAACTAGTCACAGAAGGACATATGCTAATATCACAACTGCTTGAATGATGGAAAGATGAGAAGCACTGTCCAAGCCAGTGATTTTTCTTTCCCTTTTAACAGAGTTCTTGTATTGAAATTTTTCCTATATTACCAGTGGTCACTGTGTTCCATCAACAAAAACATCGCAGGTTCATCAACATCTGAAAAGAGACTTTCAAAACTGGAAGATTAACAGTGCCATTTAATAAAACCCCAAAATCAAAAGGATAGTGAAAAGGACAGGTTGGAGACAAGAGTCAGGAATGCTGATGCTTGTCAGAGGTGCTATCAGTGTTAAATGGACTTCAAGCAATTTTCCTGAAAACTGCAAAATGCATTAAAAAAAGGTGAAGGAAAGGCATCAAACATAACAGGACAAAAACCTTCCAACATGGTGGAAAGTGAAAAATTGAGAATTAAAAGAACAGGTGTATGCCCATGTCCCTTCAACTCTCCACATTAGCTTCCTCACCTCCAAAGTGCcaatgatgtagaagttcagccataatCTACTGAATGCCAAAatgaggctcaaggggccatatggcctactcctgctcttaaattTTTATGTTCTAAATCATCCTTTCTGAACTCTTACACAAAAACTTTGAGAATAGCATCTCACCAGATCTTAGGGCCGAAGCAGCTGAATGGTGTAGCATTGGTGGCTATCCTATGaaaatcagggatatgcaagaggccagagttcGAGAAGCAGAGATCTCAGTTTGTAGGGCTTGAGGAGGTGacaggagatagggaggggtgaggccattgtgagatttggatttttttttttaaaaaaaagaggcatTGTCAAATCAAGAACtaatgtcagtcagtgagcacaggggtgaaggaTGAATAGGAgatgagagttaggatacaggcagcagatttttggaagaccttaagtttatggagggtgcaagatggAAGACTGGCCAGCagtattggaatagtctagtctaggtgacaaaggcatggacgaaggcttcagcagcagataagctaagGCAGGGTCAGAGTCGAGcgacgttatggaggtggaaacagatggttgtaatggtagagtgcatgtggtcagaagctcattttgggatcaaatatgacaccaggtCTGAGAGACTGGTGATAACTCTGCATTTCTCCAGTTATTGCTACCCTAGCTGGATTTCACAATTTCCTCCATTTCAAATGCATGATCGCTGTCAGTACATCATTTTTGTCCCAACAAGCAACTTACCCAGAATTACTGTCCGACGTAAAAGCTCCTTTGTTCACTAATTCTCCTCATCTGCCCATTGAATTCTTGTTCCAGAACTCTACCACAGTTCTAAGTGGCACCAGTCCCTGTTCCCAGTTTTAGCCTCATTGTCGATTAATGGCAGCAACCAAAGGAAGATCCAGATTTCATTGCTCACAACCTTCATATTTACTATATTATTCTTATAAGCATATTAAAAATCAATCATGCCATCAAACTGACATGCAGTGACAGTTGCAACTTGCTGGCCTGGGTGTCATGCTACCATATAAACTGGGACTGAACCTCCAAACCAAATTACAAGAGATTCACATCTAAATTCTTAATCCAGTCCAAAACTGTGTACCTTGACCCACAATTCTCTTCAGAACAAATAATTCTTATAAAAAGTGCTTTCATTCTCAAAGTTTGAACTGAATTCTAATGGTACTGTTAACAATCAATAGCTGGAGTTATTAAGTATGTGGAAATTTGGCATGTAATGCTAGCAACTTTAGGGCATTGCAATCACCAGCATGCAAAGTGCATAGGCCAGATAGTTTAGTTTGTGGGTATGATTCAACGATGTGAGACATGGTTTGTATTTGCTCACTAGAACCTGCAAAGAGATTGGAGAGCAagtctcctgctccattttaactAGCCCTTTGTCTGGTTTCTGcttgggtgtggaggtgggggtATAAAATAAGGATCATGGTTCAATCAATGTCCAATGCTTCTTTTGCTCCAATGATCACTTTGAAACAATATACAGCAAAGACAAGATTTATAAAAATGGGTTTTCAACAGTCAGCACTGAAGAGTGGAAAGCGGTATATACACTATTAATAGAAAATTACAGGGGTCAAAGGGCAATAGGAAAAATAAAGGAATACAAAAGCAGGCATGGGGAGCTTCCTTTTTCAGAGAGACATCGGTTCTCTGCTTGGTATCTCTCCAATGTTGTGAACAGGAGCACAGACTTGGAAAgaaacttttaaaaaaaagtctaatCTGAGGCTCAAACTGGAGTGCCAATACACaccaaggttttttttttattttaaaaagttggCTTTGGAAATCCCCAGCAAACAAGTGACagcatgttagaaatgtaatagcattCTAAATATTCACTCACAAAATACATGCCAttgtgtatttattgcaacttatggCACATTCCAGGTTTTAGTAACTGCCAAAATAAAAGTACTAGAACATGCAATTCACCTTCCCTCAAGCCATAAACATTTTGCATGAAGTCACTATCTATTTGCAGAAAAGAATTAAACAAGACATTTTCCAAATCTGCTTCAGTTGGTAGATTTTGcctaaaaataaaaataactttTACTTGTTGCACTCAAGTTGGGTTTAAAATTCAACTAATTAGGAAATAGACAAATACTCACTGAATATAGTGTCCAATGTATTGGGAACAAACCTCAGCAGCATCAGTCCCTCCATGCCCATCAAAAACAGCAAAGCAGAATAAACCATCAGAAAGTTCAGCTATACTGAAACGATCTTCATTCTCCTTTCTTTTTCCAATCTGGTTTACACAGCCAATATTGGCAATCTTCAGTTTACACTGTCGAGCTGATATTCTAGGTGGTAGAACAATTGGGTCATCTAACCAAATGCCAAAGCTGTCCCAAGTTGGCAACTGCATACTTTTTTCAACTGCTGCCCAGTTCATTTTAGTGCTAATGGTGGAAAATGGACAACAGCAAGTCTTCTGCTGGAGACATACAAACTTAACTGTTTTATCAGCCACAAACCTACCATGTCGACAAACAAGAGATATTGCAAGCGTAGCCATAATGAAAGACAATTACAGAACTCTTCACAGAAACCTAGAGAAACAAAATGAAAATGTTATTTGTTTGACATCCTGATCTGAGCAATGTAAAATCTAAACTGTAATGTGAATGTAATTAGACTATGGCTTAGTACTGGTTACTTTAAAAAAAGTAAAGTCCATACCAAACCATAATAGATTCAACAATTAAGATTAAAACAAAAATTACCTAGAAATTGTAATTACTAGTGCACTAATCCAAAAATGCAGTGTAACAGTAAACATACAGACCAAATATCACACATCAGCAGCAACAATGTATAGTTTAAGGATACACTGCAGGCTTATGAATGAAATTCAGAATTCAACCCTCCAAATGACCAACTATTTCAACGAAATTGATCAGATAAATCTTGTATTATGACCAAGGTGTGTACACACTTACAGCCATCATACCCCAGATGACAGAATAAGCAAAGCAGGCTGCAGACTTATACTGGGTTTGCAAACAGGATATCTGAGCCACAGATCAACAAAATCACAACTGATCAGGTCCTTATCATTCTAATTAGCAAATGGGTATGAAAACCATCAAAAATGAGCAGTCAGGAAACAGCATGTAGCACAAAAGGGAAACCAATTAAAAATCACAATTTCCAGTTATCGATTAACAATGGTGGGGTTAATATATTGTCACCCTCAAgcgcagcgatgaaaatacaaaaataaactggagttataaaaaaattagaacaatttgaAAAAGACTGGTACATTTTTACCTTTAACAAGATGGAGCATGACAAATACCAATCTCCTGCACTAAACACCATGTCTAAGAACTAAAACTCATTAACCCCATCTGCATTGAAATGAGAGAGCTCATCGTACATGGATGTGAGCGATCCACAAAACGAGCtgaaacagacacactcagactctacaGGCTGGATTTTGCTCTCAGCCAGACATCAGATTTCATCGTGGGGATGGGGAGAGCCAGAGAATTGAGCAGCAGTGGCTGCCATGGAGCTCGACTTTCTTGGCAGCACCTCCCCGCTCTGCAATGGaaccctactttaaatatttaaaatacctctttgCATAAGTTTTAATTTAATTGCCCAAGATCTTCAGTTCCCAATTCTGAGCTCATGGTGCGCGAGTGCTGCACATTCACTTTCCTGTCCATGAGACGTTGCCGCCActtaggtggggaaggggtcaactctgcatgatttgcatGGGGGTGCGGGGGAGAAACAGGGGGTCAACTCCGCATTGTGTGGAATTGCTtgcagggctggcaaccttttTAAAATGTGATACCATGAATGGGGTCACCAATGCCGCCTCCACCACACAAtctgggggagggggtgcagccgCCATCAGTATGTTAAGTGGTCGCCCATGGCATATTTCTGGCGGCGCAAGTCCCATGCAGGGTGGCTGCCATTTTCTGTGCCCACCACCGCTCCCTGTggcaggacaacaaaatccagcccgacatCTCCAGCTACACTTACTACAATAAGGTGTGGgcatccctcatcttatcaaaatgggctgagatcagaagccatTGTATCATCCCTCAAGAACCAAAAGCCTAAAGTCAGATGGACTAAACTAACactatgaatttacctttaaaaggtaacctttttggagaacacATGAACATATGCATtcagggcaggagtaggccattcggcccctcaagcctgctctgctatttgcatggcctcagctctactttcctgtctatccctagaccctttgactcccttgtcaatcaagactctaactcagccttaaaaatattcaatgacccagccttcactgatcactggggaagagaattccacagactaacaatccttggggggaaaaaaaattctcatgagggagaaacatcctcttagcatccaCCCTCTCAAGTCTCCACAGGAtctcatgtttcaataagatcacctcattcttctaaactacaatggatacaggcccaacattTACTCACAAaataaccccctcattccaggaatcattCGAATGAactttctctaaactgcttccaatgcaattataatcCTTTCATAACtaaggagaccataactgtacacagtactccagatgtggtttcaccaacagcttgtacaactgtagcaaaacttccctacttttatattccatcccccctgcaacaaacaacattccatttgccttccaaattacttgctgtacctgcatactaacttctttTGAGAATCATTaacaggacacccagattcctctgtacaccAAGTTCTGCTAACCTCTGTCCATttaaatatactgcttttctattcttcctgcagagtggacaagttcacatcttcccacattgtactccatctgccaaatttctgcccactcaacccatCTATAAATCGCTTTGCAAACTCTAcgacctcttcacaacttactctcctgccCCCTATCTTTATGTcactagcaaatttagcaaccatacctttgatcaCTTCATCCAAATCAGATATAaactgtaaatagttgaagccccagcactgatccctgtggcatccacGAGTTACATCTCGCCAACCTGGAATCGCCCCATTCATCCCTAATTCCGCTTCCTGTTAGCCCGCCGATTCTCTGTCCATGCTAATGTTACCCCCTATACTGTGAGCCCCTGCGGCGTGTAATAACCCTCGGTGCAAAACACACGAAaattaaacaaacaggttttctgatATTTTCTTTTCTACATTGCTAGAAACAAAAAgacatggccacatttaatgcagaagagtttgtagagcagggaggcaTAGCCCATAAGTTAAAGCAATAAATGTTTACAAAGCCTAGTTGCCCAGGTGGGAGTCACATtctaacaaaaaacaaagaaacctgaaatCTTTGAGAATTTAGCTAGCCATTGTAATCTTGCCCCTGAGTCAGAAGAAACAGGCATGGAACCTGAAACTGATGAATCTTAGCTAGTGTAATTTAAGTGGAAAGGGACCAGGCTATGCAAAAATTGGAATTAGAGTTTGAGTTATGAATGAAACAAGAGGCAGCctaaagagagatgcaaagagagaaagcagcaagaaagtttgagttagaaaggctgcaagcaCAAGGTGAGAAGGCCatcagccactcaaaccttatccctaattcagagcaaaactgacattatgagacactcaagactagtgccaaaatttaaatgaggaggaggttgagtcttatttcatctcctttgagaaaatagctaatAGACTAAAATGGCCAAACAAACACTGGACTGTCCTCCTGCAAGGCAAATTGGTGGGTAGGGCTCAAAGCTTTTTCTCTGTTGTcagaagaagtttcttctgaagtgGAGAACCCCACAGGCACCCAAGTTCACCAAATTGTAGTTCCCCCTAAATACTGCAGGGAGATTGTGTGAATTGCACATGAAATCCCTATGGCTGGGCAGGTGGATATCAAAAAGGACCCAGGCCCGGATTAGCCGACACTTTTACTAGCCACAAATTCACAAAGATATTGTTAAATTGTGTCAGATCTGCCAGGTTGTTGGGAAAGCACAACAAACAATCAAACCTGCTCCACTAACCCCTATTCCCGCTTTTGAGGAACCTTTCAGTCAAGTTCTAATCAATTGCTTGGGACCCCTACCCAAAACCAGGACAGGTTACCAATATCTTTTAACCATCATGTATATGGTCACCCAATTCCCAAAAGCCATACCCTTGAGAAAAATTACTGCCAAAGCCATAGTTGAGAGGTTAACCAAGTTTTTCACCAGATACGGACTCCCCAGAGAAACACCAATTTCATGCTCCGAATGTTCCAGAGGTCGTACAAAGGCCTTGGTATTGACCATCTGAAATCACAAGGAGCCCTGAAACTGTACAATCAGACTCTAAAAACTATACTCCGAGCATACTGTTGTGGATACCTCTGTGACTAGGGCAAAGAAATTATTTTCTTGCTGTTTGCTACCAGGGCTTCCCCTAATAAACCCATAGGTTTAGCCCCTTCAAATTGATTTTTGGACACGAGGTGAAAGGCCCCTTAAAATTAATCAAAGAGAAGCTCCTAGATCAAAAAAGGAGAAAACCACATTACTAAATTATGTGTCCACCTTCCAGGAAAGGCTTTACCAGCCTGTATAGTAACAAAGGAACACCTCAAAACCTCAGGGGAAAAAAATGAAAAGGCAGACCGACAAGAAAGCTGCAGTCTGTAAGTTTAAAGCCGGAAACCAAGTTCTGGTGCTGTTACCCTTGCAGGGTGAACCTCAAAGCCAGGGCCAGGTTTAGTGGCCCatatagtgtaggaaaaaggctgAACAATGTAAACTATTTATTACACTGgatatgagggggggggggggggggggggaagactgtGTCATGTTAAAAAGATACCAGTCTGGAACCAGACAGCAAATGTGTGCCAGGCAGTGAAAAACAGTAGAGCAAGACAACAGTAGTGAGGCCAAATGGACAAGAAAGAGAACCCTGAAAACTCTAAAATTGAACCCCTACTTGAAAGGAATGTATACTTGTTGCAGATCATGCATTAATATAACTGCTAGTTATTCTAAGGctagtcatatcttttaatgtagtttccccaaTCTTCCTTTACTACacagtttgctttgtttagatttaagaaccCTAGTTCCAGACTTAACTAAAATCACTCCaaatcaatat
It encodes the following:
- the LOC137380904 gene encoding protein phosphatase Mn(2+)-dependent 1K-like, whose product is MATLAISLVCRHGRFVADKTVKFVCLQQKTCCCPFSTISTKMNWAAVEKSMQLPTWDSFGIWLDDPIVLPPRISARQCKLKIANIGCVNQIGKRKENEDRFSIAELSDGLFCFAVFDGHGGTDAAEVCSQYIGHYIQQNLPTEADLENVLFNSFLQIDSDFMQNVYGLREGALLSSGTTATVVLLNETQLVVASVGDSPAILCREGKAVQLTEDHTPRRRDEKKRIKECGGFINWNSAGDPYVNGRLAMTRSIGDVDLKQFGVTAQPEVHTVKLEHAKDCFLILTTDGVSGIMEAQELCDIVKKCQDPSEAAAVVNEQALQYGTQDNVTTMVVPFGAWGKYNISLAHTSFQRMMVASSRWS